In Herbaspirillum sp. WKF16, one genomic interval encodes:
- a CDS encoding ABC transporter permease has translation MLTSSNTRRATWLAGAKNYLGLVAALLAMCVMFAFLSENFLSAATFITLSNDIPPLVVMAVGMTFILIIGGIDLSVGSVMALAASMLSMAMVRWGWPLYAAALLGMVVAAACGTLTGLVSVHWRIPSFIVSLGVLEIARGLAYQVTNSRTEYIGSAVDGVSSPVLLGMSPAFLSAIAIVVAAHLVLTRTVLGRYWIGIGTNEEAVRLSGVNPNPSKVLAFALMGAFAGIAALFQVSRLEAADPNGGVGMELQVIAAVVIGGTSLMGGRGSIISTFIGVLIISVLEAGLAQVGVSEPMKRIITGAVIVVAVILDTYRRRGQRHAR, from the coding sequence ATGCTGACTTCCTCCAATACCCGCCGGGCCACCTGGCTGGCCGGCGCCAAGAACTACCTGGGACTGGTCGCCGCGTTGCTGGCGATGTGCGTCATGTTCGCCTTCCTCAGCGAGAACTTCCTGAGCGCGGCCACCTTCATCACGCTGTCCAACGACATCCCGCCGCTGGTGGTGATGGCGGTGGGCATGACCTTCATCCTGATCATCGGCGGCATCGACCTCTCGGTCGGCTCGGTGATGGCGCTGGCGGCCTCCATGCTGTCCATGGCCATGGTGCGCTGGGGCTGGCCGCTGTACGCCGCCGCCTTGCTGGGCATGGTGGTGGCGGCCGCCTGCGGCACGCTGACCGGGCTGGTCTCGGTGCACTGGCGCATCCCGTCCTTCATCGTCTCGCTGGGCGTGCTGGAGATCGCCCGCGGCCTGGCCTACCAGGTCACCAACTCGCGCACCGAATACATCGGCAGCGCGGTGGACGGGGTCAGCTCGCCGGTGTTGCTGGGCATGTCGCCGGCCTTCCTGTCCGCCATCGCCATCGTGGTGGCGGCGCACCTGGTGTTGACGCGCACCGTGCTGGGCCGCTACTGGATCGGCATCGGTACCAACGAGGAAGCGGTGCGGCTGTCGGGAGTGAACCCCAACCCGAGCAAGGTGCTGGCGTTCGCGCTGATGGGCGCCTTTGCCGGCATCGCCGCGCTGTTCCAGGTGTCGCGCCTGGAAGCGGCCGACCCCAACGGCGGCGTCGGCATGGAGCTGCAGGTGATCGCGGCGGTGGTGATCGGCGGCACCAGCCTGATGGGCGGTCGCGGCTCCATCATCAGCACCTTCATCGGCGTGCTGATCATTTCGGTGCTGGAGGCCGGGCTGGCGCAGGTCGGCGTGTCCGAGCCGATGAAGCGTATCATCACGGGCGCGGTCATTGTCGTGGCCGTGATCCTCGATACCTATCGCCGGCGCGGCCAGCGCCACGCGCGCTGA
- a CDS encoding sugar ABC transporter ATP-binding protein yields the protein MQPTDSLPISAPLLTLSGIGKSYAAPVLEGVDLALRPGQVLALTGENGAGKSTLSKIVCGLVEASAGAMRLDGQPYAPASRTQAEALGIRMVMQELNLIPTLSIAENLFLEKLPRRFGWINRRQLAEDARRQMEVVGLGELDPWTPVGELGLGHQQMVEIARNLIGSCRCLILDEPTAMLTSREVELLFARIERLRTEGVAIIYISHRLEELKRIADRIVVLRDGKLVCDDDISRYSTEQLVQLMAGELTKVDLDPAHRQIGAPILRVRGLGRGGVVQPASFALHAGEVLGIAGLIGSGRTELLRLIFGADRADQGEIFIGDSAQPAAIRSPKDAVRAGIAMVTEDRKGQGLLLPQAISVNTSLADLGRVSRAGLLDHGAENEVARQYVNKLRIRSGSVAQAAGELSGGNQQKVVIARWLYRDCPVMLFDEPTRGIDIGAKSDIYRLFAELAGQGKGLLVVSSDLRELMQICDRIAVMSAGRIVDTFAREDWSQERILAAAFSGYVGRQEAAHAAQVAGNTA from the coding sequence ATGCAGCCGACCGATTCCCTTCCCATTTCCGCTCCCCTGCTGACGCTGTCGGGCATCGGCAAGAGCTACGCCGCGCCGGTGCTCGAGGGCGTCGACCTGGCGCTGCGCCCCGGCCAGGTGCTGGCGCTGACCGGCGAAAACGGCGCCGGCAAGAGCACGCTTTCCAAGATCGTCTGCGGCCTGGTCGAGGCCAGCGCCGGCGCGATGCGTCTGGACGGCCAGCCGTACGCGCCGGCCTCGCGCACGCAGGCCGAGGCGCTGGGCATCCGCATGGTGATGCAGGAGCTGAACCTGATCCCCACGCTGTCCATTGCCGAGAACCTGTTCCTGGAAAAGTTGCCGCGCCGCTTCGGCTGGATCAACCGCCGGCAGCTGGCCGAGGACGCGCGCCGCCAGATGGAGGTGGTCGGCCTGGGCGAGCTCGACCCATGGACGCCGGTCGGCGAGCTGGGACTGGGCCACCAGCAGATGGTGGAGATCGCCCGCAACCTGATCGGCAGCTGCCGCTGCCTGATCCTCGACGAGCCGACCGCGATGCTGACCAGCCGCGAGGTCGAGCTCCTGTTCGCCCGCATCGAGCGCCTGCGCACCGAGGGCGTGGCCATCATCTACATCTCGCACCGGCTGGAAGAGCTCAAGCGCATCGCCGACCGCATCGTGGTGCTGCGCGACGGCAAGCTGGTGTGCGACGACGACATCAGCCGCTACTCGACCGAACAGCTGGTGCAGCTGATGGCCGGCGAGCTGACCAAGGTCGACCTGGACCCCGCCCATCGCCAGATCGGCGCGCCCATCCTGCGCGTGCGCGGGCTGGGTCGCGGCGGCGTGGTGCAGCCGGCCTCGTTTGCCCTGCATGCGGGCGAGGTGCTGGGCATCGCCGGGCTGATCGGTTCCGGCCGCACCGAATTGCTGCGCCTGATCTTCGGCGCCGACCGCGCCGACCAGGGCGAGATCTTCATCGGCGACAGCGCGCAGCCGGCCGCGATCCGCAGCCCCAAGGACGCGGTGCGCGCCGGCATCGCCATGGTCACCGAAGACCGCAAGGGACAAGGCCTGCTGCTGCCGCAGGCCATCAGCGTCAATACCTCGCTGGCCGACCTCGGGCGCGTGAGCCGGGCCGGCCTGCTGGACCACGGCGCCGAGAACGAGGTGGCGCGCCAGTACGTGAACAAGCTGCGCATCCGCTCGGGCAGCGTGGCGCAGGCGGCCGGGGAGCTCTCCGGCGGCAACCAGCAGAAGGTGGTGATCGCGCGCTGGCTGTACCGCGATTGCCCGGTGATGCTGTTCGACGAGCCCACGCGCGGCATCGACATCGGCGCCAAGTCGGACATCTATCGCCTGTTCGCCGAACTGGCCGGGCAGGGCAAGGGGTTGCTGGTGGTCTCCAGCGACCTGCGCGAGCTGATGCAGATCTGCGATCGCATCGCGGTCATGAGCGCAGGCAGGATCGTCGACACCTTCGCGCGCGAGGACTGGTCGCAGGAGCGCATCCTGGCGGCCGCCTTCAGCGGCTACGTCGGGCGCCAGGAGGCCGCGCACGCGGCCCAGGTCGCCGGCAATACGGCATAA
- a CDS encoding sugar ABC transporter substrate-binding protein, producing MNNMSRRHFAAAALACAILPGAVMAQSTAKPKVALVMKSLANEFFLNMENGAREHQKAHASQYDLIANGIKDEQDTANQIKIVEQMIVSKVSALVIAPADSKALVPVVKKAIDAGIIVVNIDNKLDDAALKEKGISVPFVGPDNRKGAKLAGDYLGKQLQKGDKVAIIEGVSTTVNAQQRTLGFQDAMKDAGATVVTVQSGQWEIDQGNKVAASILNAHPDIKAILAGNDNMALGAVAAIRAAGKNGKVLLVGYDNITAIKPMLKDGRVLATVDQYASQQAVNGIETALKAVTEKKPQSSLGGVVETKVSLITK from the coding sequence ATGAACAACATGTCCCGCCGCCATTTCGCGGCCGCCGCGCTCGCCTGCGCGATCCTTCCCGGCGCCGTGATGGCGCAGTCCACCGCCAAGCCCAAGGTCGCCCTGGTGATGAAGTCGCTGGCCAACGAGTTCTTCCTGAACATGGAGAACGGCGCGCGCGAGCACCAGAAGGCGCACGCCAGCCAGTACGACCTGATCGCCAACGGCATCAAGGATGAACAGGACACCGCCAACCAGATCAAGATCGTCGAGCAGATGATCGTCTCCAAGGTCAGCGCGCTGGTGATCGCGCCGGCCGATTCCAAGGCGCTGGTGCCGGTGGTGAAGAAGGCCATCGACGCCGGCATCATCGTGGTCAACATCGACAACAAGCTCGACGACGCGGCATTGAAGGAGAAGGGTATCAGCGTGCCCTTCGTCGGCCCGGACAACCGCAAGGGTGCCAAGCTGGCCGGCGATTACCTGGGCAAGCAGCTGCAGAAGGGCGACAAGGTCGCCATCATCGAAGGCGTGTCCACCACCGTGAACGCGCAGCAGCGCACGCTGGGCTTCCAGGATGCGATGAAGGACGCCGGCGCGACCGTGGTGACGGTGCAGTCCGGGCAGTGGGAAATCGACCAGGGCAACAAGGTCGCCGCGTCGATCCTGAACGCCCATCCGGACATCAAGGCGATCCTGGCCGGTAACGACAACATGGCGCTGGGCGCGGTGGCGGCGATTCGCGCCGCCGGCAAGAACGGCAAGGTGCTGCTGGTCGGCTACGACAACATCACCGCCATCAAGCCCATGCTCAAAGACGGCCGGGTGCTGGCCACCGTCGACCAGTACGCCTCGCAGCAGGCTGTGAACGGCATTGAAACCGCCCTCAAGGCGGTGACCGAGAAGAAGCCGCAGAGCAGCCTGGGCGGCGTGGTCGAGACCAAGGTCTCGCTGATCACCAAGTAA
- a CDS encoding nuclear transport factor 2 family protein, with product MFLRRLIPAACLSMAAVLSACTALPASAPPVAASAQAESNKRNALAFYEQFFNQHDLSAAQRYVADDYRQHNPRVANGRAAFVAAFTQIFARYPQRRSTVHRAIAEGDLVALHVHTVTGEGDRGMAIVDIFRFDREGKIVEHWDVMQAVPEKTASGNGMF from the coding sequence ATGTTCCTGCGCCGCCTGATTCCCGCCGCCTGCCTGTCGATGGCGGCCGTTCTATCCGCCTGCACCGCGTTGCCCGCATCCGCTCCGCCAGTCGCCGCCTCGGCCCAGGCCGAATCCAACAAGCGCAATGCGCTGGCCTTCTACGAGCAGTTCTTCAACCAGCACGATCTGTCGGCGGCGCAGCGCTATGTCGCTGACGACTATCGCCAGCACAATCCGCGCGTGGCCAATGGGCGCGCCGCCTTTGTCGCCGCCTTCACGCAGATCTTCGCGCGTTATCCGCAACGTCGCAGCACGGTCCATCGCGCCATCGCCGAGGGCGACCTGGTGGCCTTGCATGTGCATACGGTGACGGGCGAGGGGGATCGCGGGATGGCGATTGTCGACATCTTCCGGTTTGACCGAGAGGGGAAGATTGTCGAGCACTGGGATGTGATGCAGGCCGTGCCGGAGAAGACCGCCAGCGGGAACGGGATGTTTTGA
- a CDS encoding GGDEF domain-containing protein gives MSDVDLFEAEAEALERANGVLASDTGDFARYRAALEELVQHYGQLMRQSRRLISRSDRTERELNLLNARLQQLSDELDYKARHDNLTGALNRGAVFESAHRILEQSAMSVVVLDIDFFKRINDEFGHPTGDAVIRELVDRLRLALDGVGVVGRVGGEEFSILLAGVALDEAVALAERIRQAIAGEVFPCMPSRPVTSSFGVSWSAAGGDFEDAYARADEALYQAKRGGRNRVEREA, from the coding sequence ATGAGCGACGTCGATCTCTTCGAAGCGGAAGCGGAAGCCCTGGAGCGCGCCAACGGCGTGCTGGCCAGCGACACCGGCGACTTCGCCCGCTATCGCGCGGCGCTGGAGGAACTGGTGCAGCATTACGGCCAGCTGATGCGCCAGAGCCGCCGCCTGATTTCGCGCAGCGACCGCACCGAGCGCGAGCTCAACCTGCTCAACGCGCGCCTGCAGCAGCTCAGCGACGAGCTCGACTACAAGGCGCGGCACGACAACCTGACCGGCGCACTCAATCGCGGCGCCGTGTTCGAGAGCGCGCACCGCATCCTGGAACAATCGGCGATGTCGGTGGTGGTGCTGGACATCGATTTCTTCAAGCGCATCAACGACGAGTTCGGCCACCCGACCGGCGACGCGGTGATCCGCGAACTGGTGGACCGCCTGCGCCTGGCGCTGGACGGCGTGGGCGTCGTCGGCCGCGTCGGCGGCGAGGAGTTTTCCATCCTGCTGGCCGGCGTCGCGCTGGACGAGGCGGTCGCGCTGGCCGAGCGCATCCGCCAGGCGATCGCGGGCGAAGTGTTTCCCTGCATGCCGTCGCGTCCGGTGACGTCGAGTTTCGGCGTGTCGTGGAGCGCGGCCGGCGGCGATTTCGAGGACGCCTACGCGCGCGCCGACGAGGCGCTCTACCAGGCCAAGCGCGGCGGCCGCAACCGCGTCGAGCGCGAGGCCTGA
- a CDS encoding DUF1987 domain-containing protein, with amino-acid sequence MDNLFIAASASSPEVDFRFDERTLSLKGESYPENAAQFWGEIIATLRRFLDEGGDAGITVNVALAYFNSSSTKMLFSLFDALNEKAESGAEVVLNWYHDEDDDTIFEFGQELQEDFSALVFNDHAVQS; translated from the coding sequence ATGGACAATTTATTTATCGCGGCAAGCGCCAGCTCCCCGGAAGTCGACTTCCGCTTCGATGAGCGCACGCTCTCCCTGAAGGGCGAGTCCTATCCGGAAAACGCGGCGCAGTTCTGGGGCGAGATCATCGCCACGTTGCGCCGCTTCCTGGATGAAGGCGGCGATGCCGGCATCACCGTCAATGTGGCGCTGGCCTACTTCAACAGCTCCAGCACCAAGATGCTGTTCTCGCTGTTCGATGCCTTGAACGAGAAGGCCGAGTCGGGCGCCGAGGTGGTGCTGAACTGGTACCACGATGAGGACGACGACACCATCTTCGAGTTCGGCCAGGAGCTGCAGGAGGATTTCTCGGCCCTGGTGTTCAACGACCACGCGGTGCAAAGCTGA
- a CDS encoding SiaB family protein kinase, protein MSGIQQQWAEFHSYVERRDVIFYYVGYFSQTIIAAMADAVKLRAEHTGAVGQTRRKLFSSFIEMAQNIVHYSSDLHAKEGQATEPSMRRGAVFISLTDGVYYLHCANPVDGEMAGKLRPKLEHLRSLTIDEIKAEYKEMLRAETPPDSKGAGLGFLTVARDASAPLDFEFSAPDADGASTFYLRATI, encoded by the coding sequence ATGAGCGGCATCCAGCAGCAATGGGCTGAGTTCCACAGCTACGTCGAACGGCGCGACGTGATCTTCTATTACGTCGGCTACTTCTCGCAAACCATCATCGCCGCCATGGCCGACGCCGTGAAGCTGCGCGCCGAGCACACCGGCGCGGTGGGGCAGACCCGCCGCAAGCTGTTCTCCTCCTTCATCGAGATGGCGCAGAACATCGTCCACTATTCGTCCGACCTGCATGCCAAGGAAGGCCAGGCCACCGAGCCGTCGATGCGCCGCGGCGCGGTCTTCATCTCGCTCACCGATGGCGTGTACTACCTGCATTGCGCCAACCCGGTGGACGGCGAAATGGCGGGCAAGCTGCGTCCCAAGCTGGAGCACCTGCGCTCGCTGACCATCGACGAGATCAAGGCCGAGTACAAGGAAATGCTGCGCGCCGAGACGCCTCCCGACAGCAAGGGCGCCGGCCTCGGTTTCCTGACCGTGGCGCGCGATGCCAGCGCGCCGCTGGACTTCGAATTTTCAGCGCCGGACGCGGACGGCGCCTCTACCTTCTACCTGAGGGCCACCATCTGA
- a CDS encoding SpoIIE family protein phosphatase, with amino-acid sequence MDNHFSLTPAMGNKIFQPTAGALAVTVPVVAFDENNAKVLEVFGLHKELVSLPVVEGDRPIGLISRHIFMSQMSKPYHRELYERKSCIAFMDKDPLIVESDTPIETLGAMAVASGDKTLADGFLIVGQGRLAGLGSGLALMRELVALQVEKNRQVMQSIDYASVIQRAMLSTSRSAMSQALGDACLVWEPRDVVGGDFYHFEHHADGWFAAVADCTGHGVPGAFLTLISSSSLKQALELHGPRNPALVMNEVNRAMKRVLGQQSGAGKPAAGQGDVQSESDDGMDACFFWFDSATRTLTCANAKMSLFVLSADGEEVQTIDGKRTGLGYVDTPDDMQWENRSVQVEPGAIVFVSTDGIIDQIGGAKNIAFGKQRLRRALQEHRHLPMAELGREVMAGHRSYQGGQRRRDDVTFFGARLGGAINHQHGQHA; translated from the coding sequence GTGGACAACCATTTCAGCCTTACCCCGGCGATGGGGAACAAGATTTTTCAGCCGACAGCGGGGGCGCTGGCGGTGACGGTGCCGGTGGTGGCGTTCGACGAGAACAATGCCAAGGTGCTGGAGGTGTTCGGCCTGCACAAGGAGCTGGTGAGCCTGCCGGTGGTGGAGGGGGATCGCCCGATCGGGCTGATCAGCCGGCATATTTTCATGTCGCAGATGTCCAAGCCGTATCACCGCGAGCTGTATGAGCGCAAGAGCTGCATCGCCTTCATGGACAAGGATCCGCTGATCGTCGAGAGCGACACGCCGATCGAAACCCTGGGCGCGATGGCCGTGGCCTCGGGCGACAAGACGCTGGCCGACGGTTTTCTGATCGTCGGGCAGGGCCGCCTCGCCGGCCTCGGTTCGGGCCTGGCGCTGATGCGCGAGCTGGTCGCGCTGCAGGTCGAGAAGAACCGCCAGGTGATGCAGAGCATCGACTACGCCAGCGTGATCCAGCGCGCCATGCTGAGCACCTCGCGCTCGGCCATGTCGCAGGCGCTGGGCGACGCCTGCCTGGTCTGGGAGCCGCGCGACGTGGTCGGCGGCGACTTCTACCATTTCGAACATCACGCCGACGGCTGGTTCGCCGCCGTCGCCGACTGCACCGGCCACGGCGTGCCGGGCGCCTTCCTGACCCTGATTTCCTCGTCCTCGCTCAAGCAGGCGCTGGAGCTGCACGGCCCGCGCAACCCTGCGCTGGTGATGAATGAAGTCAACCGCGCCATGAAGCGCGTGCTGGGCCAGCAGTCCGGCGCCGGCAAGCCGGCCGCCGGCCAGGGTGATGTGCAGTCCGAGTCCGACGACGGCATGGACGCCTGCTTCTTCTGGTTCGACAGCGCCACCCGCACGCTGACCTGCGCCAACGCCAAGATGTCGCTGTTCGTGCTGTCGGCCGACGGCGAGGAGGTGCAGACCATCGACGGCAAGCGCACCGGCCTGGGCTACGTCGACACGCCCGACGACATGCAATGGGAAAACCGCAGCGTGCAGGTCGAGCCGGGCGCGATCGTATTCGTCTCCACCGACGGCATCATCGACCAGATCGGCGGCGCCAAGAACATCGCCTTCGGCAAGCAACGCCTGCGCCGCGCGCTGCAGGAGCACCGCCACCTGCCGATGGCCGAGCTCGGCCGCGAGGTCATGGCCGGCCACCGCAGCTACCAGGGCGGCCAGCGCCGGCGCGACGACGTCACTTTCTTCGGCGCGCGCCTGGGCGGCGCCATCAACCACCAACACGGGCAACACGCATGA
- a CDS encoding ABC transporter permease — protein sequence MATDNDTLRGAGGPWRWAGVGAGALVYLFLLLPVLVIFLSAFSPEAYPQFPPQSFSLRWFRAFVDNGAWLRALQVSAWLLLVVTPLTTILGTTAAYALARLDFRGRELLQAFVLSPLIIPQVVLGIALLYVLTAAGLAGSMIGLAIGHTLVALPYAVRTVSVSLASMDRRLEAASMNLGATPAYTFRRVTLPLIRPGIVAGAVFAAVTSFGEVSVSLFLTAPGTVTMPVRIFTYIDQTFDPVVNAVSAVFIVLAVAALVLIERTIGLTKAM from the coding sequence ATGGCCACTGACAACGACACCCTGCGCGGCGCCGGCGGCCCGTGGCGCTGGGCCGGCGTGGGCGCCGGCGCATTGGTCTACCTGTTCCTGCTGCTGCCGGTGCTGGTGATCTTCCTGTCGGCCTTCAGCCCCGAGGCCTATCCGCAATTCCCGCCGCAGTCGTTCTCGCTGCGCTGGTTCCGCGCCTTCGTCGACAACGGCGCCTGGCTGCGCGCGCTGCAGGTCAGCGCCTGGCTGCTGCTGGTGGTCACGCCGCTGACGACGATCCTCGGCACCACTGCCGCCTACGCGCTGGCGCGCCTGGATTTCCGCGGGCGCGAGCTGTTGCAGGCCTTCGTGCTGTCGCCGCTGATCATCCCGCAGGTGGTGCTGGGCATCGCCTTGCTGTACGTGCTGACGGCAGCCGGCCTGGCCGGTTCGATGATCGGGCTGGCCATCGGCCATACGCTGGTGGCGTTGCCGTACGCGGTGCGCACGGTCTCGGTCAGCCTGGCCAGCATGGACCGCCGCCTGGAAGCCGCCTCGATGAACCTGGGCGCGACGCCGGCCTATACCTTCCGCCGCGTGACGCTGCCCTTGATCCGTCCCGGCATCGTGGCCGGCGCCGTGTTCGCGGCGGTGACCTCGTTCGGCGAGGTGTCGGTCAGCCTGTTCCTCACCGCGCCGGGGACGGTGACCATGCCGGTGCGCATCTTCACTTACATCGACCAGACCTTCGACCCGGTGGTCAACGCCGTTTCGGCGGTGTTCATCGTGCTGGCGGTGGCCGCGCTGGTGCTGATCGAGCGCACCATCGGACTGACCAAGGCGATGTAG